A DNA window from Novosphingobium sp. 9U contains the following coding sequences:
- a CDS encoding YsnF/AvaK domain-containing protein, protein MSSTITAMFDSRSDAEAAKARLQAANVDADHVHVHDKSSAGHREQGYSTHEDRGIWDSIKNAFLPDEDRHTYEEGLRRGGVLLTADVDDDCVDEAVRVLEEAGSIDIDDRASQWRSSGWDYSANTAGVGTASTLGALGGASGTTGLNDRAVGAEREEVIPVVEEQLVVGKRDVNRGGVRVRSYVTETPVHEQVRLRNERINVERRPVDQPLSAADTDAFRERSIDMTATGEEAVVGKTARVVEEVVVSKTAEEHVEDVSDTVRRSDVEVDRDTDDVETRTGSTFEKTDTFGKNKTGI, encoded by the coding sequence ATGTCCAGCACCATCACCGCGATGTTCGATAGCCGATCAGACGCCGAAGCGGCGAAGGCTCGGCTCCAAGCCGCAAACGTCGATGCCGATCACGTGCATGTTCACGATAAGTCGAGTGCCGGTCACCGCGAGCAGGGCTATTCGACCCACGAAGACCGCGGCATTTGGGACTCGATCAAGAACGCCTTCCTGCCCGACGAAGATCGCCACACGTACGAGGAAGGCCTGCGCCGCGGAGGCGTGCTGCTGACCGCCGACGTGGACGACGATTGCGTGGATGAAGCCGTCCGCGTGCTTGAGGAAGCGGGCTCGATCGACATTGACGATCGCGCCAGCCAGTGGCGCTCGTCCGGGTGGGATTACTCCGCCAACACTGCCGGTGTCGGCACCGCGAGCACGCTGGGTGCACTGGGCGGCGCTTCGGGCACCACGGGCCTGAACGACCGCGCAGTTGGCGCCGAGCGTGAGGAAGTCATCCCTGTAGTCGAAGAACAGCTCGTCGTCGGCAAGCGCGACGTCAATCGCGGAGGTGTGCGCGTCCGCTCGTATGTGACGGAAACGCCGGTCCACGAGCAGGTTCGCCTCCGCAACGAACGCATCAATGTCGAGCGTCGCCCGGTCGATCAGCCGCTGTCGGCAGCTGACACCGATGCGTTCCGTGAGCGCTCGATCGACATGACTGCTACCGGCGAAGAGGCAGTCGTCGGCAAGACCGCGCGGGTTGTCGAGGAAGTGGTCGTTTCCAAGACCGCCGAGGAGCATGTCGAGGACGTGTCCGACACGGTGCGCCGCAGCGACGTCGAAGTCGATCGCGACACCGACGATGTGGAAACCCGCACCGGCTCGACCTTTGAAAAGACCGATACTTTCGGGAAGAACAAAACCGGCATCTAA
- a CDS encoding OmpA family protein translates to MANPNDRRDGAPSHVHIEKKKGFNWLPWLLLALGLLALLLALSRCDRDDKAVVTPVDIATESPAGAATDVVATTPNASGSAALAGTSGLGTYLAGTEPTPRTFTFEKLNFDSAKSDIRPADAAEIDQIAGTLVQYPNARIRIAGYADARGTEPANIALGKARADSVKAALVAKGVDEGRIETVSGGENDAVDTNATAAGRFENRRTELVVTAR, encoded by the coding sequence ATGGCTAACCCCAATGACCGGCGTGACGGCGCGCCGAGCCACGTCCACATCGAGAAGAAGAAGGGTTTCAACTGGCTCCCTTGGCTGCTTCTCGCGCTGGGGCTGCTCGCGCTCTTGCTGGCTCTGAGCCGCTGCGACCGGGACGACAAAGCCGTTGTCACACCGGTGGATATCGCCACAGAAAGCCCCGCCGGCGCCGCAACAGATGTGGTGGCAACAACTCCGAACGCGTCAGGCTCGGCCGCTTTGGCCGGCACCTCTGGCCTTGGCACCTATCTTGCCGGTACTGAACCGACGCCGCGCACATTCACCTTCGAGAAGCTGAACTTTGACAGCGCCAAGAGCGATATCCGCCCTGCTGACGCTGCTGAAATCGACCAGATCGCAGGCACCCTCGTCCAGTATCCGAACGCCCGCATCCGCATCGCCGGCTATGCCGACGCCCGTGGTACTGAGCCGGCCAACATTGCGCTCGGCAAGGCCCGCGCCGACAGCGTGAAGGCCGCGCTGGTCGCCAAGGGCGTTGACGAGGGGCGCATCGAAACCGTTTCCGGCGGCGAGAACGATGCGGTCGACACGAATGCGACCGCCGCCGGCCGCTTCGAGAACCGCCGCACCGAGCTGGTCGTGACCGCTCGCTAA
- a CDS encoding YsnF/AvaK domain-containing protein: MSDELHIPIVEEEARVLKHSIATERVDVRTSKHERHVVVRDEVRREHVEVTRFLKNIEVSRAPEVRIEGDVTIVPVLEERLVVEKRLFLVEELHLRRTVQTEQVELPATLRRTDVDIERHDLDPKESD, from the coding sequence ATGTCTGACGAATTGCACATACCAATTGTGGAAGAGGAAGCGCGCGTACTCAAGCACTCGATCGCGACCGAACGTGTAGATGTGCGCACCTCTAAACACGAGCGGCACGTCGTTGTTCGAGACGAGGTTCGCCGTGAGCACGTCGAGGTAACTCGTTTTCTTAAAAACATCGAGGTGTCGCGAGCACCAGAGGTCCGGATCGAAGGTGACGTCACGATCGTTCCGGTGCTCGAGGAGCGGCTCGTGGTGGAAAAGCGGCTGTTCCTTGTCGAGGAACTGCACCTGCGCCGCACCGTGCAAACCGAGCAAGTAGAACTGCCAGCGACGCTTCGCCGCACCGACGTCGACATCGAACGGCATGATCTGGATCCAAAGGAGAGCGATTGA
- a CDS encoding mechanosensitive ion channel, with product MNGNYVTADGVLAGTRNFGDTAMLYVQEWGPRILAAAVILLVGYLVAKAVKWGVAALVNRTPLARHAHRHAGVPEAAGRHPKSVGAQVGDAAFWIVILIALVLAAQPLGLAAATSPIGRMLNTFGAAIPNIIGAVLIFFVGYIVASVARKAIEAVLTAARTEKLAEHAGMAKSDPTTLPRMIGGIVFALIIIPVAIAALDQLNIRAISDPATAMLRIILDSIPHVVAAAIILALAYVIGRFASQLLTQFLSSTGFDRTISALGVFPAAKQASAEPTLAPASTALVPSKLLGSAVFVAIMIFGLMEAFRQLNFAYGSRMMAEILTLLGSVVFGAVIIAAAVAIAKLVATVIKASGGSGADLTAKIVQIAIIILGTAIGLRFMGLADDIINLAFGLILGAIAVAFALAFGLGGRDAAANLVRRISGAGATTSSGIPPQSSTIIRPGMSSQTTEESQV from the coding sequence ATGAACGGGAACTACGTGACAGCGGATGGCGTGCTCGCCGGGACGCGCAACTTTGGCGACACCGCCATGCTCTATGTGCAGGAATGGGGCCCGCGTATCTTGGCGGCCGCCGTCATCCTGCTCGTCGGCTACCTCGTCGCGAAGGCCGTTAAGTGGGGCGTTGCAGCGCTCGTAAACCGCACCCCGCTCGCCCGGCACGCCCATCGCCATGCCGGTGTCCCCGAGGCGGCCGGACGTCACCCCAAGAGCGTTGGTGCGCAGGTCGGCGATGCGGCGTTCTGGATCGTTATTTTGATTGCACTCGTCCTGGCGGCGCAACCGCTCGGCCTTGCTGCTGCTACTAGTCCCATCGGCCGAATGTTAAACACTTTCGGGGCGGCGATCCCGAATATTATCGGCGCCGTGCTGATCTTCTTTGTCGGCTACATCGTCGCGAGCGTGGCAAGGAAGGCCATTGAGGCTGTCCTGACCGCCGCCCGCACCGAAAAGCTAGCCGAACATGCGGGCATGGCCAAATCGGACCCGACCACGCTGCCCCGCATGATTGGCGGCATCGTCTTTGCACTCATCATCATTCCCGTCGCGATCGCCGCGTTAGACCAGCTCAACATTCGTGCGATCTCCGACCCGGCGACTGCGATGCTGCGCATCATATTGGACAGCATTCCGCATGTCGTGGCCGCTGCGATCATCCTGGCGCTGGCTTACGTCATCGGCCGCTTCGCCTCGCAGCTCCTCACGCAGTTCCTGAGCAGCACCGGCTTTGACCGCACGATTTCCGCCTTGGGCGTATTTCCAGCAGCCAAACAGGCATCAGCAGAGCCGACGTTGGCCCCGGCGAGCACAGCACTGGTGCCATCGAAGCTGCTAGGCAGCGCCGTCTTCGTCGCGATCATGATCTTCGGGCTGATGGAAGCGTTCCGCCAGCTGAACTTCGCCTATGGATCACGCATGATGGCAGAGATCCTGACGTTGCTGGGATCGGTCGTTTTCGGCGCCGTGATCATCGCCGCGGCTGTTGCTATTGCCAAGCTCGTCGCGACCGTGATTAAGGCCAGCGGCGGCTCGGGCGCAGACCTGACGGCGAAGATCGTGCAGATCGCGATCATCATTCTGGGCACGGCCATCGGCCTGCGCTTCATGGGCTTGGCCGACGACATCATCAATCTGGCGTTCGGCCTCATCCTCGGTGCCATCGCAGTCGCATTTGCCCTGGCCTTCGGCCTTGGCGGGCGTGACGCCGCAGCCAATCTGGTGCGCCGGATCTCCGGCGCAGGCGCCACCACATCATCGGGCATCCCGCCGCAATCGAGCACCATTATCCGGCCCGGCATGTCCAGCCAAACCACTGAGGAGTCCCAAGTATGA
- a CDS encoding DMT family transporter, which yields MANYRSPALSAYAALALTMLFWAGNSIVGRAVRGDIPPFTLAFGRWTLALLVLTPFAMRSVAADWPLVRRGWRPILFLGLVGVAAFNGFLYSGLRYTSASNGLLLQALIPGMVLLIGVSVFRDKARPGQVLGVLLSTFGVTVIVFRGDIGTVLRLGLGPGDGLVLCGCVAWAIYTACLRLRPDIRPVTFLFATFCVGAAAMAPFSVRELATVRIVWTPKVVAAFGYVAIFPSLCAYLLYNGAVARLGSGPAGQMISLMPLFGSLLAAQLLEEQLHPYHALGMAMILGGIVLSWVSGIRSSRDRDIDGEQPERSGSGR from the coding sequence ATGGCAAACTACCGATCTCCAGCCCTGAGCGCCTATGCCGCCCTGGCACTCACGATGCTGTTCTGGGCAGGTAACTCGATCGTGGGACGGGCTGTTCGCGGCGACATTCCGCCGTTCACGCTCGCATTCGGGCGATGGACGTTGGCGCTTCTGGTTTTGACCCCGTTCGCAATGCGGAGCGTCGCTGCCGATTGGCCTCTCGTGCGTCGTGGCTGGCGGCCGATACTGTTTCTAGGATTGGTCGGCGTCGCGGCATTTAACGGCTTTTTGTACTCGGGTCTGCGCTACACGTCGGCTTCGAATGGATTGCTGCTGCAGGCACTGATCCCCGGCATGGTACTGCTCATCGGAGTGTCTGTGTTCCGGGACAAGGCCCGCCCGGGCCAGGTTCTAGGCGTGCTGCTATCCACGTTTGGCGTCACCGTGATCGTCTTTCGTGGTGACATCGGCACCGTCCTTCGCCTCGGCTTGGGACCGGGAGACGGCTTGGTCCTGTGCGGTTGCGTTGCTTGGGCGATCTACACGGCCTGCCTGCGCTTACGGCCGGACATCCGACCCGTGACATTCCTGTTTGCCACGTTTTGTGTCGGGGCCGCTGCCATGGCGCCGTTCTCGGTGCGCGAACTCGCCACGGTGCGGATCGTGTGGACGCCGAAGGTGGTGGCTGCGTTTGGCTACGTGGCGATCTTCCCCTCACTGTGCGCCTATCTGCTGTACAATGGAGCGGTGGCACGGCTTGGGTCCGGCCCGGCAGGCCAGATGATCAGCCTCATGCCGCTGTTCGGCTCACTACTGGCAGCGCAACTGCTTGAAGAGCAACTGCACCCTTATCACGCCCTCGGCATGGCGATGATCCTTGGTGGTATCGTGTTGAGCTGGGTGTCGGGAATTAGAAGTTCACGAGATCGCGACATTGATGGAGAGCAACCAGAGCGTAGCGGCTCTGGTCGATAA